AGCCCCACATGATGCGAGCAAGAAAAGAGTGCAATATAACCCTCATTGCGGATTAATTTCATTGCATTTACAGTGATATCTTTAAAGCCTTTTAATGCAGAACTCTTTTTTGATCTGCTTTTGGCAAATGATGGGGGATCAAGGATAATAACATCAAATTTCTCCTTCTGTTTGCGTAGCTCTCGCAAATAATCGAACACATTTGCTACTACAAATTTTCCTTTAACATCATTCAACATAAAATTCTCTTTTGCCAGAGCAATTGCATCTTCTGAGATATCTACTAATCGTACATCTGCATCTTTTTTTACTTTTGCATAGAGACCAAATCCACCAGCATGGCAAAAACAGTCAAGGATCTTATCTTTTTGTTTAATGTAGCGAGAGACAATTTGGCGATTGCGTCTTTGATCAAGATAGAAACCTGTCTTTTGCGCATCTATGAGATTGACCTGAAATTTTATACCATTTTCTACAAAAAAGACGCGCTCTGGTATCTCACCTATTATTTCATTAAAAGGTTCAACCTTCTCTTTACGTAAAGAGTTTTTTTCTCCTTCAATATATACTCCTTTTGGCTCATAGAGATTAAGAAGAATATCTAATATCTCCTCTTTAAAGCGCAAAATCCCAGCTGTAAGAAACTGCACACTAAGATACTCTCCATACCTATCTACTATAAGACCAGGAAGGTAGTCTCCTTCAGAGTGTATAACCCTACAAGCATTATCAAAAAGCTTTACTCTCTTTGCTGCTGCACGCAATATACGTGATTTAAAAAAACGATAATTGATTGGCTCATCTTTTAATGAAAGTATGCGAATTGTAATAGTGCTCGCAGGATTAATATATCCTACTGCCAAAAATTGTTCATTTTCATCAAATATTTTTACGAGCTCACCAGCTTCATACTCCTCTAATGGACTTATAATATCACTCTTATAGACCCATGGGAAAAATTCATGAACCTTTTTTGCTGCCTTTTTATTGATAATACATCTTTTCATATCTACCTCTTCAATGCTTGTAATATTTCAATTGCCTGCTTATGCTCTTTTACATCGTGACAGCGTACAATATTTGCTCCCTCTTGCAACGCACGCATATGTAAAACCAATGTTCCAGGCAATCTCTCTTCCACTGGAGTTGGAATTATCATATCTATCATAGATTTTCTACTTGCTCCAATTAATACTTCATAACCAAATTTACGAAACTCGCTTAAATTCTCAATTAAAGCAATATTGTCTTCTAGACGTTTGCCAAAACCGATTCCCGGATCAAGTATTATAGCATTGATTCCATAATGCTGTGCTCTTTCGATTCTTTTAGCAAAAAAATCACTCACTTCTACCACTACATCTTCATAGTATGGGTTTTGTTGCATCGTTTTAGGATTACCCTTTTTATGCATCAATACAACTGTAGCTCCAAACTCTGCTGCAATTTTTGCATTCTCTTCATTTTCAAGTGCAGTTATATCATTGAGTATCGAAAAGCCACGCTCTAAAGCATAACGTGCAACCTTTGGCCTATAGGTATCTATACTCAGTTCCACTTTAAGATTTTCTTTTTGCAATGCATCCACCAAAGGCTTAATACGTGCAAGCTCCTCTTCTTCACTTACCTCTTCACTTCCAGGTCGTGTGCTCATGCCACCAATATCTATAATATCGGCTCCCTGCACTATCATATCTTTTATTACTTCGACTGCTTTTGCACCTTGAAATCTACTTCCTGGATAGAAGCTATCATCTGTTGCATTGACAATACCCATTATTTTCGTAGGATAATCTTTAAAAGAGAGATATTTGCGCAGCTCTTTGGCAAGCTCTTTGAGTCCATAAGGTTGTGCCATCTCCTTTTTTGCCAAAAGTGCTATGTGCTTTTTTGTACCAATTAAAAGTGCATCAACCCTTTTAAATTGGCAAGTAATAGTGCCATTTGGCACAGCAAGATCTGCACCAACACTCAAAGCATCTTGCTTTAAAATATTTGCTGCACCAACATGAAGATCTCGTAAATAAAAAAGCATCACCTCAGCTTTGCGAGCCATAATCTCTATTCCAGGATGATCAACTCCCAGATTTTGCATGATGGAACACACATTAGCCTCAGATGAAATCTTCTTTATTTTCATCGTTTCTTCTTTTTGTGTGTTAATAATATAAGTCCTGCTGTAATAATGACATTTGCTGGATTTGTATTGAGATCTATAAGCTTCATAGCATCTCCAAAATAGGCTAGTTCCCTCTTTGAAAGAGCAAACCCTGATTTTAGAGCAAATTGGAGCATATTTTTGATAATTGCTTTTGTCTCATTTTTAGTAGCTCTTTTGTACTTTGTAGCGAGTGAAACCAATGTTTCAAGATCAAATGAACGAAAAATCTCTATATTTTCCTCGCTCTTTTGCATCTGCACCACAGGGAGCCTTGATAAGATAGTAGGTAGAAGAAGCGTTTTTGAGCGTACAATTATGACAAAAACAGTATTGTGTGGCGGCTCTTCAAGGATTTTAAGGAGTGCATTTTGTGCATAAATATTGTAACGCTCTGCTGCAAGGAGCATTACTTTTGGCTCTTTGGATGCAACATAGGCTTTTGCAATCACCTCTTTGGCATCTTCAACTTTAAACTCCTCCCTAAAATAAGAGTGAAGATACTCTTCACTCAAAGAGAGTGCGAACTCTGCTTTTACTTCTTCCCACTCCTGTGCTACTATAATCTGGCTCTTTAATTCAAACATCAGGTAAATTCCACATCTCCAAAAATTGCTGCATCAAGACTCTTTTCAAAAAGTCTATAGAGTTGCAATAGCTTAATATCAAGAAGTTCATCATAGGATTTGAGTGTAAAATTGTTTTGGATATCTGTATCCATAATCCATAAAAAACTGTCATCGCGATATTTAGCGATATTGACATAATGAGAAGCACTCGATCTTCCTATATACCAAATAAAATAACTTTCAAAAGAGATATCAAGCATATCAAAAAGCATATCAAGCTCTTCTTTACCCATATTTTTTTTTGTAGCAGGAATGAGAGTTTTAAGATTATAGAGAGGAATAAAGGGGCGATTTTTTGTAGATTTGTTCAAAGAAGTAACAATATAGTGTGCGTACCAATCTCTTTCATCATCTGTTAGAAGCAAAACAGTATAACCATTAACAATTCGCTGCAGTGCATCAGCTGCTAGAGGAATCCACTCATAGCGGCGCTCCTCTAGCCAGTTCATCATACTTTTATCATAGCGAATTGTCTGCAGCGTCCACTGGTCAAAACTCTTACTCATTTATCCAACTCATACGCAGCATGCAAAGCACGCACCGCTAACTCTCCATATTTTTCATCAATAATCATAGAGATTTTAATCTCACTTGTACTAATCATCTCAATATTGATATTCTCTTTAGCCATTGTCTCAAAAGCTTTGCTCGCTACACCGCTATGCGACTTCATACCGACACCAACAATACTTACTTTTGCTACATCTGGATCATACTCTACCTTCTCATACTCATCTTTGAACTGCTCCATCACTTTTTTAACAAGCTCAAGCTCATTTTGTGGAACAGTAAAATCAAGATTTGTTTTACCATCTTCACCAATTGTTTGGACTATCATATCTACATTAATATTTTCATTCGCTAATGCTTTGAAAATTTCTGCTGCTATTCCAGGTCTATCTTTGACTCCGCGCAGACTTACTCTCGCTTGATTTTTATCCAACGCTATACCGCTAACAAGTGGCTTTTCCATAATATCCTCTTCCTTTGTGATGATTGTTCCAGGATTATCATTAAAACTGCTTCTAGCTTCAATTACTACACCAAGTTTTTTGGCAAGCTCGACACTGCGATTTTGCAGTACTTTCGCACCAAGACTTGCAAGTTCAAGCATCTCATCGTAGCTAATCTTATCCAGTTTCTTTGCTTTTGGCTCGATTCTTGGATCGGTTGTATAAACTCCATCTACATCGGAGTAGATCTCACACTTATCTGCACCAAGGGCACCTGCAATAGCAACAGCTGTCAAATCGCTTCCTCCACGTCCAAGCGTCGTTACTTGGCCATCTTCTGTAATTCCTTGAAATCCAGCAACGACAATAATTTTTCCCTCTTTCAAAGCATTTTGCATAGGCTCAGGATTAATCTTTTCAATGCGAGCAACAGTGTGGGATTTATCAGTTACAATCCCAGCTTGACGCCCAGTCATAGCTACGGTAGGAAAGCCCATCTCATTAAGTGCAATAGATAAAAGTGCTGCTGTAACCCTCTCACCACTGCTTAAAAGCAGATCCATATCTCTTCTACTTGGCGTTGGACTAAAATGTTTTGCATAATCAATGAGCTTATTTGTTTCTCCACTCATTGCTGAGACAACAACTACCACATCATTTCCAGCCTCTTTTGTTTTAGCAACACGTTTTGCAACATTTTCTATCCTCTCGAGGCTCCCAACACTAGTTCCCCCATATTTTTGCACAATTAGCATCAAAAATACCCCTCTTTTTTAAAATATTCTAATACCTGCTTATAAACCGGTCTTTTAAAAAAAGTGACATAATTAAAAAGATCCTCATAAGAGACAAATTTATATTTACTAAATTCTGGCTCCTTTGTATCAAGGTCAATTTTTGCACCAGGCTTGAGTTTGACTAAAAAATATTTTTGTCTTTGCCCATCAAAAGGATACATCTTCTTTGCAATTCTTTTGGGAAAATCGTAACTGACCCACTCAGGATATTCAGCAATTATTTCGATTTTATCTGTTCCGATTTCCTCTTTAAGCTCTCGCAAAAGTGCTTCTTTAGGGCTCTCTCCCTTGTCTATTCCTCCTTGAGGAAACTGCCAGGAGTCTTCATAATCGCTCCTTGCAGCAATGAAAAACTCTACCTTACGTGGATATTCACTTGAAAGCACAATCGCTGCTACATTAGGTCTATATCTCTTATTTGTCATCTACCCTCTTTTCAAAAAGCCAGACCTAAAACGAAACTATTTCATTTTAGGTCACACTTTTTTACTTGATATAATACTGACTTACTATTTAAAAAAGGATAAAAATTGCTGTTGTATCTCCATATACCATTTTGCGACAGCAAATGCAACTACTGCGCTTTCAACTCATTTACAACTAATCATCATTTAAAATCGGAGTATATGCAAGCCGCTTTACGGCAACTCGAACATGATTTAAACACCTTTAATGTCAAAAAACTCCAAAGTGTCTATATAGGTGGTGGAACACCTTCAACTATAAAACCTCAGCTTTATGAGCCTCTTTTTGAAAAAATTCTTCCACTGATCAGTCAAAATACTGAAATCACTGTAGAGGCCAACCCAAATAGCGCAACATTATCGTGGCTTAAGGGTATGAAATCTCTTGGAGCAATACGCATAAGTTTTGGCGCACAAAGCTTCGATGATAAAAAACTTAAACTTCTTGGGAGAGCCCACTCCCCTCAAGAAGCTATTGCAGCAGTAGAGAGAGCTTTTAAAGTTGGTTTTGAGCATATAAGTATCGATCTCATTTATGAAACAGCGCTTGATAGCAAAACCCTTTTAGAACAAGAGATTACTCAAGCCCTTAAACTCCCCATCGATCATATTTCAACCTATGCTTTGATTTTAGAACCAAACACACCTTTTGAAAATAAAACCGATGTAAAAGCTAAAGATGAGAATCAAGGATATTTTATAAAAGAACTCATACCTTTTGAGCAATATGAAGTCTCTAATTATGGTAAATACCGCTCTAAACACAATCTTGGATACTGGCAACTTAAAGAGTATATTGGTATAGGATGTGGAGCTGTCGGATTTGTACAAAATAGAAGATACTACCCAAAAACTGATCTTGCATCCTATATCAAAAATCCTCTTACATACAATATAGAACATCTAAGCAAAGAGGATATCCGTTTTGAAAAGATATTTTTAGGTCTTAGAAGTATCGTCGGAGTTCATTTGACACTGGTGGATAAAGAAAAAGTTGCCATTTTAGAAAATGAG
The Nitratiruptor tergarcus DSM 16512 genome window above contains:
- the folP gene encoding dihydropteroate synthase, translating into MKIKKISSEANVCSIMQNLGVDHPGIEIMARKAEVMLFYLRDLHVGAANILKQDALSVGADLAVPNGTITCQFKRVDALLIGTKKHIALLAKKEMAQPYGLKELAKELRKYLSFKDYPTKIMGIVNATDDSFYPGSRFQGAKAVEVIKDMIVQGADIIDIGGMSTRPGSEEVSEEEELARIKPLVDALQKENLKVELSIDTYRPKVARYALERGFSILNDITALENEENAKIAAEFGATVVLMHKKGNPKTMQQNPYYEDVVVEVSDFFAKRIERAQHYGINAIILDPGIGFGKRLEDNIALIENLSEFRKFGYEVLIGASRKSMIDMIIPTPVEERLPGTLVLHMRALQEGANIVRCHDVKEHKQAIEILQALKR
- a CDS encoding HobA family DNA replication regulator; translation: MSKSFDQWTLQTIRYDKSMMNWLEERRYEWIPLAADALQRIVNGYTVLLLTDDERDWYAHYIVTSLNKSTKNRPFIPLYNLKTLIPATKKNMGKEELDMLFDMLDISFESYFIWYIGRSSASHYVNIAKYRDDSFLWIMDTDIQNNFTLKSYDELLDIKLLQLYRLFEKSLDAAIFGDVEFT
- a CDS encoding DNA polymerase III subunit delta', whose protein sequence is MFELKSQIIVAQEWEEVKAEFALSLSEEYLHSYFREEFKVEDAKEVIAKAYVASKEPKVMLLAAERYNIYAQNALLKILEEPPHNTVFVIIVRSKTLLLPTILSRLPVVQMQKSEENIEIFRSFDLETLVSLATKYKRATKNETKAIIKNMLQFALKSGFALSKRELAYFGDAMKLIDLNTNPANVIITAGLILLTHKKKKR
- a CDS encoding RNA pyrophosphohydrolase; protein product: MTNKRYRPNVAAIVLSSEYPRKVEFFIAARSDYEDSWQFPQGGIDKGESPKEALLRELKEEIGTDKIEIIAEYPEWVSYDFPKRIAKKMYPFDGQRQKYFLVKLKPGAKIDLDTKEPEFSKYKFVSYEDLFNYVTFFKRPVYKQVLEYFKKEGYF
- a CDS encoding class I SAM-dependent rRNA methyltransferase, which encodes MKRCIINKKAAKKVHEFFPWVYKSDIISPLEEYEAGELVKIFDENEQFLAVGYINPASTITIRILSLKDEPINYRFFKSRILRAAAKRVKLFDNACRVIHSEGDYLPGLIVDRYGEYLSVQFLTAGILRFKEEILDILLNLYEPKGVYIEGEKNSLRKEKVEPFNEIIGEIPERVFFVENGIKFQVNLIDAQKTGFYLDQRRNRQIVSRYIKQKDKILDCFCHAGGFGLYAKVKKDADVRLVDISEDAIALAKENFMLNDVKGKFVVANVFDYLRELRKQKEKFDVIILDPPSFAKSRSKKSSALKGFKDITVNAMKLIRNEGYIALFSCSHHVGLKDLEQVIMQSSIDNKKVVEIVEYLFQDVDHPYILNNEFSLYLTGILFKVLDV
- a CDS encoding aspartate kinase; this translates as MLIVQKYGGTSVGSLERIENVAKRVAKTKEAGNDVVVVVSAMSGETNKLIDYAKHFSPTPSRRDMDLLLSSGERVTAALLSIALNEMGFPTVAMTGRQAGIVTDKSHTVARIEKINPEPMQNALKEGKIIVVAGFQGITEDGQVTTLGRGGSDLTAVAIAGALGADKCEIYSDVDGVYTTDPRIEPKAKKLDKISYDEMLELASLGAKVLQNRSVELAKKLGVVIEARSSFNDNPGTIITKEEDIMEKPLVSGIALDKNQARVSLRGVKDRPGIAAEIFKALANENINVDMIVQTIGEDGKTNLDFTVPQNELELVKKVMEQFKDEYEKVEYDPDVAKVSIVGVGMKSHSGVASKAFETMAKENINIEMISTSEIKISMIIDEKYGELAVRALHAAYELDK
- the hemW gene encoding radical SAM family heme chaperone HemW, producing the protein MLLYLHIPFCDSKCNYCAFNSFTTNHHLKSEYMQAALRQLEHDLNTFNVKKLQSVYIGGGTPSTIKPQLYEPLFEKILPLISQNTEITVEANPNSATLSWLKGMKSLGAIRISFGAQSFDDKKLKLLGRAHSPQEAIAAVERAFKVGFEHISIDLIYETALDSKTLLEQEITQALKLPIDHISTYALILEPNTPFENKTDVKAKDENQGYFIKELIPFEQYEVSNYGKYRSKHNLGYWQLKEYIGIGCGAVGFVQNRRYYPKTDLASYIKNPLTYNIEHLSKEDIRFEKIFLGLRSIVGVHLTLVDKEKVAILENEGKVEVKNSKMYNKNFFLSDEIALFLHDF